A DNA window from Tachysurus fulvidraco isolate hzauxx_2018 chromosome 4, HZAU_PFXX_2.0, whole genome shotgun sequence contains the following coding sequences:
- the LOC113642534 gene encoding uncharacterized protein LOC113642534: MNTLSLIDDLEQSRFGQPPPRHGLKLLYWFATDCLTFDQNNVMQSCCDPQNGQFGFHIFENKYERNFGKLLPNVALPYYEVGNLGKAGAYRLPCYVRKDYTRLPDDSNMDRIIVSFNKNDNSFDRVFVTQHRDLSNFNKLFTYNISKGLIMMIRNLTSEEFLLKTGYLKQQPNQFPCSFSEELNKQQPPCPALPITSICSPLQDVCPESKSPWNLMMNNIVEHHKTPPETSICIVASTSSTNQDIYGETESTSNLMNNAQRHHEASLTSSMCSPSNTTSTTQDFHWEVKSLNLMNNNTQEHHEAPPTPSFYNPAHTSSMTLDILLEVESPEISVKNHTQEHHEAPPTHSICTPATSTTPNVHTETESPPVFTNTNPQIHTNGAESQLNNVVQKSPSSDIPVTSSCTPTSTSSKDQDTENESFPFLQFTSFFWGFYLLSLFFFFYFFWSNVTQICITVLFVSSLVPWQKRKRGEQREEMRYEEKNSNSQKAKMKKTGKRKKKGNNTKMLAFTTRTLKVMSSKIQNTDIDSSPFSQFTSFFWGFYLLSLFSFFYFFWGYVARIFMIVVFVASCRWQIRKIFRERERERERERKRERERERDMHAVTISN; this comes from the coding sequence ATGAACACACTAAGTTTAATAGATGACCTGGAACAGTCAAGATTCGGTCAACCTCCTCCAAGACACGGCCTCAAGCTGCTCTACTGGTTTGCTACAGATTGTCTCACGTTTGACCAAAACAATGTTATGCAGTCGTGTTGTGATCCACAGAATGGACAATTTGGTTTCCACATATTCGAGAACAAATACGAAAGAAACTTTGGAAAACTTCTGCCTAATGTGGCTTTACCCTACTATGAAGTTGGTAACCTAGGCAAAGCAGGAGCGTACCGATTGCCCTGCTACGTCCGAAAGGATTACACACGCTTACCAGATGACAGCAACATGGACCGCATCATAGTCAGCTTTAACAAAAACGATAACAGTTTTGACAGAGTATTCGTGACGCAGCACAGGGATCTGTCAAATTTTAACAAACTCTTCACCTACAACATCAGCAAGGGCCTTATTATGATGATCAGGAATTTGACCTCAGAGGAATTTCTCCTGAAAACTGGCTATTTGAAACAGCAACCAAACCAATTCCCCTGTTCATTTTCTGAAGAACTGAATAAACAACAACCCCCATGTCCTGCTCTACCAATAACCTCCATCTGTAGTCCACTTCAAGACGTTTGTCCTGAGAGCAAATCACCTTGGAACTTGATGATGAATAATATAGTAGAACATCACAAAACTCCACCAGAAACCTCTATTTGCATTGTAGCTAGTACGTCGTCTACAAACCAAGACATTTACGGTGAAACTGAATCAACATCCAATTTAATGAATAATGCACAAAGACACCATGAAGCTTCACTAACATCCTCCATGTGCAGTCCATCAAACACGACTTCAACAACCCAAGACTTTCACTGGGAGGTCAAATCTCTTAACTTGATGAATAACAATACACAAGAACACCATGAAGCTCCACCAACACCTTCCTTCTACAATCCAGCACATACATCTTCTATGACCCTGGACATTCTCCTGGAGGTTGAATCTCCTGAAATCTCGGTGAAGAATCATACACAAGAACACCATGAAGCTCCACCAACACACTCCATCTGCACTCCAGCTACTTCTACGACTCCAAACGTTCACACTGAGACCGAATCACCTCCCGTCTTCACAAATACTAatccacaaatacacacaaatggtGCAGAGAGTCAACTAAACAATGTTGTACAGAAATCTCCATCTAGCGATATCCCTGTAACCTCGTCCTGCACGCCAACCAGCACTTCTTCAAAGGACCAAGACACAGAAAACGAATCATTTCCTTTTTTACAATTCACCTCTTTCTTCTGGGGATTTTATctcctttccctttttttctttttttatttcttttggagCAATGTTACACAGATATGTATAACTGTCCTTTTTGTATCATCTTTGGTCCCGTGGCAAAAGCGTAAAAGAGGAGAGCAACGAGAGGAAATgagatatgaggaaaaaaacagcaactCACAGAAAGCCAAGATGAAGAAGACAggcaaaaggaagaaaaaaggaaacaatacaaaaatgctTGCTTTTACTACGAGGACACTAAAAGTCATGTCTTCGAAAATCCAAAACACTGATATCGACTCATCTCCTTTTTCACAATTCACCTCTTTCTTCTGGGGCTTTTatctcctttctcttttttcttttttttatttcttttgggGGTATGTTGCAAGGATATTTATGATTGTCGTTTTTGTAGCCTCGTGTCGTTGGCAAATTAGGAAAattttcagagagagagagagagagagagagagagagagaaagagagagagagagagagagagagatatgcatGCAGTGACAATTAGTAACTAG